In a single window of the Amycolatopsis sp. cg5 genome:
- a CDS encoding dihydrofolate reductase family protein, producing the protein MSKVFSAHAVSVDGYLSGRTPDGEKEFGRGLGDAPMLFDWYFDGDTPSQEFDGFKLSKESVEFFDTAASRVGAIVVGRTTYEHSSHFGGGSPHPTAPMVLVSHEPVPEVSEAQTLVTTGIEDAIAAAKEIAGGKDVGLMGGGVVTSALAAGLVDEVILHQVPILLGGGRSYFQEVAEQVRLRLIEAVPAPGVTHLRYEVLR; encoded by the coding sequence ATGAGCAAAGTCTTCAGCGCGCACGCCGTCTCCGTCGACGGCTATCTCAGCGGCCGCACCCCGGACGGTGAAAAGGAATTCGGCCGAGGGCTCGGCGACGCGCCGATGCTGTTCGACTGGTACTTCGACGGTGACACGCCGAGCCAGGAGTTCGACGGCTTCAAGCTGAGCAAGGAGAGCGTCGAGTTCTTCGACACCGCCGCGTCGCGGGTGGGCGCGATCGTCGTCGGTCGCACGACCTACGAGCACTCCAGCCATTTCGGCGGCGGCAGCCCACACCCGACCGCGCCGATGGTCCTCGTCAGTCACGAGCCCGTGCCCGAGGTGAGCGAGGCGCAGACGCTGGTCACGACCGGCATCGAGGACGCCATCGCGGCGGCGAAGGAGATCGCGGGCGGCAAGGACGTCGGCCTGATGGGCGGCGGGGTCGTCACCTCGGCGCTCGCGGCGGGCCTCGTCGACGAGGTGATCCTGCATCAGGTGCCGATCCTGCTCGGCGGTGGCCGCAGCTACTTCCAGGAGGTCGCCGAGCAGGTGCGGCTGCGGCTGATCGAGGCCGTCCCGGCGCCCGGCGTGACCCACCTCCGCTACGAGGTGCTCCGATGA
- a CDS encoding FAD-binding oxidoreductase — translation MIHCRSVSDVAAAMRRGVVPRGGGHCFAGRSSRGIVLDMSGLDRISVAADCVATIGAGARLGQVYAELHAHGRTIPAGCGDTVGIAGLTLGGGIGLLGRVHGLTCDRLIGAQVVLADRTVVECDRDREPDLFWALRGAGGCQFGVVTELRFDTVPEPMTTRVEACWRGIPFGELVSAWQAWAPDAPDELTVNLTVEAGQAVLSGASTLDEPTTRELLREFPGVRLRADLPYSRLKSTFADPRDLPVRIRSEFFSDALSESTVDSLLAHLRGGRLAFTAMGGAYNRVAEDATAFAHRGERFLLEHVAAPADPWVDRSWAIAHPEGSGRVYPNFPDLALDDPAEAYHAGNHARLAAVKRAYDPHRFFDFPQAIQGTK, via the coding sequence GTGATCCACTGCCGCTCGGTCTCGGACGTCGCCGCCGCCATGAGGCGCGGCGTCGTGCCCCGTGGCGGCGGGCATTGCTTCGCGGGCCGGTCTTCGCGCGGCATCGTGCTCGACATGTCCGGCCTCGACCGGATCAGCGTGGCCGCCGACTGCGTCGCGACGATCGGCGCCGGCGCCCGGCTCGGGCAGGTGTACGCCGAGCTGCACGCGCACGGCCGGACCATTCCGGCGGGCTGCGGGGACACCGTCGGCATCGCCGGGCTCACGCTGGGCGGCGGGATCGGGCTGCTCGGCCGTGTGCACGGGCTGACCTGTGACCGGCTGATCGGCGCACAGGTCGTGCTCGCGGACCGAACGGTCGTCGAGTGCGACCGTGACCGCGAGCCGGACCTGTTCTGGGCGCTGCGCGGCGCGGGCGGCTGTCAGTTCGGCGTGGTCACGGAGCTGCGGTTCGACACCGTGCCGGAGCCGATGACCACCCGCGTCGAAGCGTGCTGGCGTGGGATCCCGTTCGGCGAGCTGGTCTCGGCTTGGCAGGCCTGGGCACCGGACGCGCCGGACGAACTCACCGTCAACCTCACCGTCGAGGCCGGGCAAGCCGTGCTTTCCGGCGCTTCGACGCTCGACGAGCCGACGACCCGCGAGTTGCTGCGCGAGTTCCCCGGCGTCCGGTTGCGTGCCGATTTGCCCTACAGCCGCTTGAAAAGCACCTTCGCCGATCCGCGTGACCTGCCGGTGCGGATCCGGTCGGAGTTCTTCTCCGACGCGCTGTCCGAATCCACTGTGGACTCGCTGCTGGCTCACCTGCGGGGCGGGCGGCTCGCGTTCACCGCGATGGGCGGCGCGTACAACCGCGTCGCCGAGGACGCGACCGCGTTCGCCCACCGGGGCGAGCGTTTCCTGCTTGAACACGTCGCCGCTCCGGCCGACCCGTGGGTCGACCGGTCGTGGGCGATCGCGCATCCCGAGGGGTCGGGGCGGGTCTACCCGAACTTCCCCGACCTCGCTCTGGACGACCCGGCCGAGGCGTACCACGCGGGCAATCACGCGCGGCTCGCCGCGGTCAAGCGGGCCTACGACCCGCACCGGTTTTTCGATTTCCCCCAAGCGATCCAAGGAACGAAATGA
- a CDS encoding DUF6597 domain-containing transcriptional factor — protein MESYVERLPRPELASVVRTVWIQRTGGSVYVQRHLPTGGVEIHFPIGGHPQLIGPLTRPEVEVIPARTTIVGVRFHPGSAPRLPSTLDDLVDQRLRLAELWGRPVDRLVETMALAGTAEQALLILQGYLLREFRSVVRVDPLVGEAVKTLMPWHQVNIDALAEHLALSPSQLRRRCLQTVGVSPKVLQRTLRFQGFLALAQAGATASGVRGADGMAGLAVDVGYADQAHLSRECLRLSGVTPRQLLGGDLDRCSCGHEHAASYRPFLARRSATALLLR, from the coding sequence GTGGAGTCCTACGTCGAGCGCCTGCCGCGGCCTGAGCTGGCGAGCGTGGTGCGGACGGTCTGGATCCAGCGCACGGGCGGCTCCGTGTACGTCCAACGCCACCTGCCGACCGGTGGCGTCGAGATCCACTTCCCGATCGGCGGCCATCCGCAGCTGATCGGCCCGCTGACCCGGCCGGAGGTCGAGGTCATTCCGGCGCGCACCACGATCGTGGGAGTCCGGTTCCATCCCGGGAGCGCGCCGCGGCTGCCGTCGACCCTCGACGATCTGGTCGATCAGCGGCTGCGCCTGGCCGAATTGTGGGGCCGCCCGGTGGACCGGCTTGTCGAGACGATGGCGCTGGCAGGCACGGCCGAGCAGGCGCTCCTGATTTTGCAGGGCTATCTTCTGCGCGAGTTCCGCAGTGTGGTCCGCGTCGATCCGCTGGTCGGCGAAGCGGTGAAGACGCTGATGCCCTGGCATCAGGTGAACATCGACGCGCTGGCCGAGCATCTGGCGCTTTCGCCGAGCCAGTTGCGGCGTCGCTGCCTGCAGACCGTCGGAGTGAGCCCCAAGGTGCTCCAGCGGACGTTGCGGTTCCAGGGTTTCCTCGCGCTCGCGCAGGCGGGCGCGACGGCTTCGGGCGTGCGCGGCGCGGACGGGATGGCCGGGCTCGCGGTCGACGTGGGTTACGCCGACCAGGCGCACCTGAGCCGGGAATGCCTCCGACTGAGCGGGGTCACCCCACGCCAGCTGCTCGGCGGCGACTTGGACCGATGCTCGTGCGGGCACGAGCACGCGGCCTCGTACCGGCCGTTCCTCGCGAGACGGAGCGCGACGGCGTTGCTCCTGCGCTGA
- a CDS encoding RNA polymerase-binding protein RbpA codes for MVGGNAIRGTRVGAGPTGESERGESAPRRRISYWCANRHEAQPSFAIDAEIPDEWDCPRCGLPGGQDEKNPPAAPRTEPYKTHLAYVKERRSDADGEAILAEALERLRQRREI; via the coding sequence ATGGTTGGCGGTAACGCGATTCGCGGCACCAGGGTTGGTGCCGGTCCGACGGGCGAATCGGAGCGTGGCGAGTCCGCGCCCCGGCGCCGGATCTCCTACTGGTGCGCGAACAGGCACGAGGCGCAGCCCTCGTTCGCCATCGACGCGGAGATTCCCGACGAGTGGGACTGCCCTCGCTGTGGACTCCCCGGAGGCCAGGACGAGAAGAACCCGCCCGCCGCGCCGCGGACGGAGCCTTACAAGACCCACCTCGCGTATGTGAAGGAACGGCGCAGCGACGCCGACGGTGAGGCCATCCTCGCCGAGGCGCTCGAGCGCCTTCGCCAGCGACGCGAGATCTGA
- the secG gene encoding preprotein translocase subunit SecG, giving the protein MKLFLQILLIISSLLLVGAVLLHRGRGGGLSSLFGGGMQSSLSGSSVAEKNLDRITLLLGAVWLISIVGLGLLLKV; this is encoded by the coding sequence ATGAAGCTGTTCCTGCAAATCCTGTTGATCATTTCCAGCCTTCTGCTGGTGGGAGCCGTTTTGCTGCACCGTGGCCGTGGTGGCGGTCTCTCGTCGCTGTTCGGTGGCGGCATGCAGTCCAGCCTCTCCGGTTCGAGCGTCGCCGAGAAGAACCTCGACCGGATCACCCTGCTGCTCGGCGCGGTCTGGCTGATCAGCATCGTGGGTCTGGGTCTGCTGCTCAAGGTCTGA
- the tpiA gene encoding triose-phosphate isomerase, whose translation MARKVFIAGNWKMNQNHLEAIALVQKIAFALPEKYYAKVDVAVLPPFTDIRSVQTLTDGDKLLLTYGAQDISPHDSGAYTGEVSGPMLAKLGCSYVTVGHSERREYHLESDELVNKKVKAALKHGIKPILCIGEKLEVREAGEHISHTTTQLIEGLKGLKAEQVRDVVVAYEPVWAIGTGKVATPADAEEVCKAIRATLAEKYGDEVATAVRVLYGGSAKSNNIGDLVACENVDGALVGGASLDGEEFTKLCALAAGGPLP comes from the coding sequence GTGGCACGCAAGGTGTTCATCGCAGGCAACTGGAAGATGAACCAGAACCACCTCGAAGCGATCGCGCTCGTCCAGAAGATCGCTTTCGCGCTGCCGGAGAAGTACTACGCGAAGGTGGACGTGGCGGTCCTGCCGCCGTTCACGGACATCCGCAGCGTGCAGACCCTCACCGACGGCGACAAGCTGCTGCTCACCTACGGCGCGCAGGACATTTCCCCCCACGATTCGGGCGCGTACACCGGTGAGGTCTCGGGTCCGATGCTGGCGAAGCTGGGCTGCAGCTACGTCACCGTCGGCCACTCGGAGCGGCGCGAGTACCACCTCGAGAGCGACGAGCTGGTCAACAAGAAGGTCAAGGCCGCGCTGAAGCACGGCATCAAGCCGATCCTCTGCATCGGGGAGAAGCTCGAGGTCCGCGAGGCGGGCGAGCACATCTCGCACACCACCACTCAGCTGATCGAGGGCCTCAAAGGCCTCAAGGCCGAGCAGGTGCGCGACGTGGTCGTCGCCTACGAGCCGGTCTGGGCCATCGGCACCGGCAAGGTGGCGACCCCGGCCGACGCCGAAGAGGTCTGCAAGGCCATCCGCGCCACGCTCGCCGAGAAGTACGGCGACGAGGTCGCGACCGCGGTCCGCGTCCTTTACGGCGGCTCGGCCAAGTCGAACAACATCGGCGACCTGGTGGCTTGCGAGAATGTGGACGGCGCGCTCGTCGGAGGCGCTAGTCTCGACGGCGAAGAGTTCACCAAACTCTGCGCGCTCGCCGCTGGCGGGCCGCTGCCCTGA
- the pgk gene encoding phosphoglycerate kinase, whose translation MTVKNLDDLLSEGVQGRYVLVRSDLNVPLDGDTITDDGRVRAALPTIAKLAEAGAKVVVTAHLGRTKGEPDAKFSLAPVAKRLAELLGFDVPLAGDLVGESAKSTVAGLVDGKVALLENVRFDARETSKDAGERAALAGELAALVPGGAFVSDGFGVVHRKQASVYDVARALPVYAGGLVLAELDVLKKLTDELARPYVVVLGGAKVSDKLGVIANLLTKVDRLLIGGGMAYTFLKAQGHEVGQSLLQADQLDQVRGFLAEAEKRNVELVLPVDVLAATGFAPDAEHEVVDATAIPADRQGLDIGPKSRELFAGKLADAATVFWNGPMGVFEFEAFAGGTRAVAEALVASDAFTVVGGGDSAAAVRQLGLPEDGFSHISTGGGASLEYLEGKELPGVSVLGEN comes from the coding sequence ATGACGGTCAAGAACCTCGATGACCTGCTGAGCGAGGGCGTTCAGGGCCGGTACGTACTTGTGCGTTCCGACCTGAACGTCCCGCTCGACGGGGACACCATCACCGACGACGGCCGCGTCCGCGCGGCGCTGCCGACCATCGCCAAGCTCGCCGAGGCTGGCGCGAAGGTGGTCGTCACCGCGCACCTCGGCCGCACCAAGGGCGAGCCCGACGCCAAGTTCTCGCTGGCGCCGGTCGCCAAGCGGCTCGCCGAGCTGCTCGGCTTCGACGTCCCGCTCGCGGGCGATTTGGTCGGCGAGTCCGCCAAGTCGACCGTCGCCGGACTGGTCGACGGCAAGGTCGCGCTGCTGGAGAACGTCCGCTTCGACGCCCGCGAGACCAGCAAGGACGCCGGCGAGCGTGCCGCGCTGGCCGGCGAGCTCGCCGCGCTCGTGCCCGGTGGCGCCTTCGTGTCCGACGGCTTCGGTGTCGTGCACCGCAAGCAGGCCTCGGTCTACGACGTCGCGCGTGCGCTCCCGGTGTACGCGGGCGGCCTCGTGCTGGCCGAACTGGACGTGCTCAAGAAGCTGACCGACGAGCTGGCCAGGCCGTACGTGGTCGTGCTCGGCGGCGCCAAGGTCTCGGACAAGCTGGGTGTCATCGCGAACCTGCTGACCAAGGTCGACCGGCTGCTCATCGGCGGCGGCATGGCGTACACCTTCCTCAAGGCCCAGGGCCACGAGGTCGGCCAGTCGCTGCTGCAGGCCGACCAGCTCGACCAGGTGCGCGGCTTCCTCGCCGAAGCCGAGAAGCGCAATGTCGAACTCGTGCTGCCCGTCGACGTCCTCGCCGCCACGGGCTTCGCGCCCGACGCGGAGCACGAGGTCGTGGACGCGACCGCCATCCCGGCCGACCGCCAGGGTCTCGACATCGGCCCGAAGAGCCGCGAGCTGTTCGCGGGCAAGCTGGCCGACGCGGCGACCGTGTTCTGGAACGGCCCGATGGGCGTGTTCGAGTTCGAGGCGTTCGCCGGCGGCACCCGTGCCGTCGCCGAGGCGCTCGTCGCCAGCGACGCGTTCACCGTCGTCGGCGGTGGCGACTCGGCTGCCGCGGTCCGCCAGCTCGGCCTGCCCGAGGACGGCTTCTCACACATTTCGACCGGTGGCGGCGCGTCGCTGGAATACCTCGAGGGCAAGGAACTGCCCGGGGTCTCGGTCTTGGGAGAGAACTAA
- the gap gene encoding type I glyceraldehyde-3-phosphate dehydrogenase gives MTVRVGVNGFGRIGRNFFRAVKAAGHDIEVVAFNDLGDVNTMAHLLKYDSILGRFPGEVSVSDEGIVVDGKTIKALAERDPANLPWGDLGVDVVVESTGFFTKADAAKAHLAGGAKKVIISAPATGEDLTVVLGVNDDKYDGSQNIISNASCTTNCLGPLAKVLNDAFGIEHGLMTTIHAYTQDQNLQDAPHKDLRRARNAAVNIVPSSTGAAKAIGLVLPELQGKLDGFAFRVPVPTGSATDLTVKLKKTATVEEINAAYQAAAEGALKGILRYNTDPIVSSDIVTDPASCIYDAPLTKVIGDQVKVVGWYDNEWGYSNRLADLIVLVGNKLS, from the coding sequence GTGACTGTGCGCGTAGGTGTGAACGGCTTCGGTCGGATCGGCCGCAACTTCTTCCGGGCCGTCAAGGCCGCAGGCCACGACATCGAGGTGGTCGCGTTCAACGACCTCGGTGACGTCAACACCATGGCCCACCTGCTGAAGTACGACTCCATCCTGGGCCGTTTCCCCGGTGAGGTCAGCGTTTCCGACGAGGGCATCGTCGTCGACGGCAAGACCATCAAGGCGCTCGCCGAGCGCGACCCGGCCAACCTCCCCTGGGGCGACCTGGGCGTGGACGTGGTCGTCGAGTCGACCGGCTTCTTCACCAAGGCCGACGCCGCCAAGGCGCACCTGGCCGGCGGCGCCAAGAAGGTCATCATCTCCGCGCCCGCCACGGGCGAGGACCTGACCGTCGTCCTGGGTGTCAACGACGACAAGTACGACGGCTCGCAGAACATCATCTCGAACGCCTCGTGCACCACGAACTGCCTCGGCCCGCTGGCCAAGGTCCTGAACGACGCCTTCGGCATCGAGCACGGCCTGATGACCACCATCCACGCGTACACCCAGGACCAGAACCTGCAGGACGCGCCGCACAAGGACCTGCGCCGCGCCCGCAACGCCGCGGTCAACATCGTGCCGTCGTCGACCGGCGCCGCGAAGGCCATCGGCCTGGTGCTCCCGGAGCTGCAGGGCAAGCTGGACGGCTTCGCGTTCCGCGTCCCGGTCCCGACCGGCTCGGCCACCGACCTCACGGTCAAGCTGAAGAAGACCGCCACGGTCGAGGAGATCAACGCCGCCTACCAGGCCGCCGCCGAAGGCGCGCTCAAGGGCATCCTGCGCTACAACACCGACCCGATCGTGTCGAGCGACATCGTCACCGACCCGGCCTCGTGCATCTACGACGCGCCGCTGACCAAGGTGATCGGCGACCAGGTCAAGGTCGTCGGCTGGTACGACAACGAGTGGGGCTACTCCAACCGCCTCGCGGACCTGATCGTCCTCGTCGGCAACAAGCTCTCCTGA
- a CDS encoding winged helix DNA-binding domain-containing protein yields the protein MRIGIEQRRARLARRHRLAVKAATVEEATAGLLALHATDPATVHLSAAARVDGPDVAELERALYEDRTLVRILGMRRTMFVLDTDTAAVVQAACSGDVARTERRKLVQHLETVGHPENVPEAGEWLAEVEEATLKALSARGSALAQQLSEDEPRLKQQLHMAKGKPYAAIGNVTSRVLGQLAVDGRIVRGRPRGSWISQQYHWSTLEDWLPGGLRKWDADAARAELARRWLYAFGPAPLADLRWWTGWTMGQTKKALALVEPVEVDLDGTTGLMLADDLEPLPDPGPWIALLPALDPTPMGWVEREWYLGAHKAALFDRFGNVGPTVWCDGRIVGGWAQRQDGEIATRLLEDAGAAAKAAIEAEADRLAGWLGDVRFIPRFRTPLEKELAR from the coding sequence GTGAGAATCGGGATTGAGCAGCGGCGGGCGAGGCTGGCCCGCCGCCATCGGCTCGCGGTCAAGGCCGCGACGGTCGAAGAGGCCACCGCGGGCCTGCTCGCGCTGCACGCCACCGACCCGGCGACGGTGCACCTCTCGGCCGCCGCCCGCGTCGACGGCCCGGACGTCGCCGAGCTGGAGCGCGCGCTCTACGAGGACCGGACGCTGGTGCGGATACTCGGCATGCGCCGCACGATGTTCGTGCTGGACACCGACACGGCGGCGGTGGTCCAGGCCGCCTGCTCGGGGGACGTGGCGCGCACCGAACGGCGCAAGCTCGTGCAGCATCTGGAGACCGTCGGGCACCCGGAAAACGTGCCCGAGGCGGGGGAGTGGCTCGCCGAGGTCGAAGAGGCGACGCTGAAAGCCTTGTCCGCCAGGGGATCCGCGCTGGCGCAGCAGCTCAGCGAAGACGAGCCGCGGCTCAAGCAGCAGCTGCACATGGCCAAGGGCAAGCCGTACGCGGCGATCGGCAACGTCACCAGCCGCGTGCTGGGCCAGCTGGCCGTCGACGGGCGGATCGTCCGCGGGCGGCCGCGCGGGTCGTGGATCTCCCAGCAGTATCACTGGTCCACGCTCGAAGACTGGCTTCCTGGCGGGCTCCGGAAGTGGGATGCCGATGCCGCGCGCGCCGAGCTGGCCCGGCGCTGGCTGTACGCGTTCGGCCCGGCACCGCTCGCCGACCTGCGCTGGTGGACCGGGTGGACGATGGGCCAGACGAAGAAGGCGCTCGCGCTGGTCGAGCCCGTCGAAGTCGACCTGGACGGCACGACCGGCCTGATGCTCGCCGACGACCTGGAGCCGCTGCCGGACCCGGGGCCGTGGATCGCGCTGCTGCCCGCGCTCGATCCGACGCCGATGGGCTGGGTCGAGCGCGAGTGGTACCTCGGTGCGCACAAGGCGGCGCTGTTCGACCGGTTCGGCAACGTCGGGCCGACCGTCTGGTGTGATGGACGTATCGTCGGCGGCTGGGCGCAGCGCCAGGACGGCGAAATCGCCACCCGCCTGCTGGAAGACGCGGGTGCGGCGGCGAAAGCGGCGATCGAGGCGGAAGCGGACAGGCTCGCCGGGTGGCTCGGTGACGTCCGGTTCATCCCCAGATTCCGCACGCCATTGGAGAAGGAGCTGGCCAGGTGA
- a CDS encoding LysE family translocator: protein MVSGGHFLAFAALTFLMVVVPGPSVLFTISRALTVGRREALLTVVGNATGVYAQVVAVAFGLGAIVQSSAAVFTAIKLAGAVYLVYLGVQAIRHRRKLTEVFAAEVRAPSGRPLSLMRDGFVVGFANPKSIVFLAAILPQFVDYPAGSVPLQILVLGVALPVIALLSDSAWALVAGTARAWFARSPRRLELLGGTGGVVMIGLGTSLAVSGRD, encoded by the coding sequence ATGGTCTCCGGTGGTCACTTCCTGGCGTTCGCGGCGTTGACGTTCCTCATGGTCGTCGTGCCCGGCCCGAGCGTGCTGTTCACCATCAGCAGGGCGCTGACGGTCGGCAGGCGCGAGGCGCTGCTGACCGTGGTCGGCAACGCGACCGGGGTGTACGCGCAGGTCGTGGCGGTGGCGTTCGGGCTCGGCGCGATCGTGCAGTCGTCGGCCGCGGTGTTCACCGCGATCAAGCTGGCGGGCGCGGTGTACCTGGTCTACCTCGGCGTCCAGGCGATCCGGCACCGCCGCAAGCTCACCGAGGTCTTCGCGGCCGAGGTGCGCGCGCCGTCCGGGCGACCGCTGTCGCTGATGCGGGACGGGTTCGTCGTCGGCTTCGCCAACCCGAAGTCGATCGTCTTCCTGGCGGCGATCCTGCCCCAGTTCGTCGACTACCCGGCCGGTTCGGTGCCGCTGCAGATCCTCGTGCTCGGCGTCGCGCTGCCGGTGATCGCGCTGCTGTCGGACTCCGCGTGGGCGCTGGTCGCGGGCACCGCGCGGGCCTGGTTCGCCCGCTCGCCCCGCAGGCTGGAACTGCTCGGCGGCACCGGCGGCGTGGTCATGATCGGCCTCGGCACCTCGCTGGCGGTCAGCGGCCGGGACTGA
- a CDS encoding S26 family signal peptidase: MKVWVAVLGAAGLAGAARWVAGRLSAVTVSGDSMEPALSDGDRVLVWRSRFSRLSVGDIVVACVPTVARVPALADRSWLIKRVAALPGDPVPAAVAKAVEGDETVPPDRLVLLSDNAEGSVDSRRFGYAYGDLVLGLVVRRLSPGR; this comes from the coding sequence ATGAAGGTGTGGGTGGCCGTGCTGGGCGCGGCCGGCCTGGCAGGCGCGGCGCGCTGGGTCGCCGGGCGGCTTTCGGCGGTGACGGTGTCGGGCGACAGCATGGAGCCCGCGTTGTCCGACGGTGACCGGGTGCTGGTGTGGCGGTCGAGGTTCTCCAGGCTGTCGGTCGGGGACATCGTTGTCGCATGTGTGCCCACAGTCGCGCGCGTGCCGGCGCTGGCCGACCGGTCGTGGCTGATCAAACGGGTCGCGGCGCTGCCGGGCGATCCCGTGCCCGCCGCCGTGGCGAAGGCCGTCGAGGGCGACGAGACCGTGCCACCGGACCGGTTGGTGCTGCTCAGCGACAACGCCGAGGGCAGCGTCGACTCGCGGCGCTTCGGGTACGCCTACGGGGACCTCGTGCTGGGGCTCGTGGTGCGGCGGCTCAGTCCCGGCCGCTGA